The Methanobrevibacter sp. genome contains the following window.
AGACTTGCTTGGAATTGTTACAAGAACAGATTTAATAAATATCATTGCTAATTTAGATCAATTCCCAATAATTACAAATTAATTTTTAAGTGATTTTTAATGAAAGTTAACCAAATTAATGTAGAAAGTAATATGAGTGTATCAGATTTAATTGATAATTTCGATGCATCAGGTGTTTTAGGTGCAGGTAGAGTCGCTCGTGCACGTAATATTTTAGTTGATATGATACAAGATGATGATATGAATGTTTTCATGAGTCTTGGAGGTCCTTTAATACCTGGGGGTATGAGGAATGTCGTATCAAAAATGATTAAAGAAGGGCATGTTAATTTAATTGTATCAAGTGGGGCTAATCTAACACACGATCTTGTTGAAGCATTTGGTGGTGCTCATTATCGTCATGAAGGAAAAGATGATGAAGAATTAAATGAAGAGGGCATAGGTCGTATTGCTGATATTAATGTTGGTTCTGATGATTTTACTATCTTTGAAACTGAAATAACTAAAGTATTTGAGAAAATAGCTGCTAAAAAAAGTGTTATTTCAATTCAAGAATTATTATATGAAATAGGTCTTTTAGTTGAAGATGAAAACTCATTCATCGCAAGTGCTTCAAGAAATAATGTCCCTATTTTTGCTCCAGGAATTATTGATTCAATGATTGGGTTACAACTATGGATTTTCTCACAAGACCATGATTTTACAATAAGTGCTGCAGGTGACATGCCATACTTATCAGATATTGTATTCAGTTCACAAAAAGTTGGTGCAATCCTTTTAGGGGGAGGCCTTACTAAACATTATACATTAGCATCTAATGTAATTACAGGTGGTCTTGACTCCGCTATTCAAATTACAATGGATAGGCCTGAAGCAGGTAGTTTAGGTGGTGCACCGCTTGAAGAAGCAAAATCATGGGCTAAAGCTAAATGTGGATCTAATCTTGCAAGTGTTGTTGGAGATGTTACAGTTATTTTCCCATTAATCTATGCATCTGCATTAGATAAAATAAACAGTGATTAGATGGATTATATTATTTTAGCAATATTATTTTTATTGTCTGGATTTTTCATGAAATATTCGGATGATTTGTTTGATGATAATAATGATTTAAAATTTGCTAGTGTTTTTGGTGTTTTATGTGCAATTACATCCGCTTCTGCTACAATTTATAGTATAGAGGCAGCATATATTTTTATAGCTATTTTAATTGGTAATTTAATAGCTTTTAAAGTGGATGGAATACATCATATTATAACATTGGCTTTATTTGTTTTGATATGTCTCATATTTGGAATTCCAGAATTGAGTTATGTTGTCCTGTTAATTTGTATATTGGCTGCTCTTGGTGATGAAGTTGGACATGAATTAATATCAAAAGTTACAGATAACCAATTCTTAAATCTATTTTTTGAATATAGGTTTGTAATGAAAGTTGTAATTTTACTTTTAGCTATTAGCGGTGTATTCAGTATTTGGATATTTTTATGCTTCTTATCCTTTGAAATAGCTTATTTAATTGCAGAAATTATTTTTGAAAGATTAAATTAAAAAAAGAAGTTAAAAAAAGAATATTAAAATTCTTTTTATTTTTATTTTTATTCGCCGAGTTCTACACCCATTTTAGCTGCCACTCTAGCGATGAGAACGGTTACAATAACAGCAACGATGGTTACAACGATAGCGTAAATGAATAAACTAGGAAGTGCATCTCCAGTACCGATAACGGATTCAATTAATTTTTGAATTGCATCGTTCCAAGCTAAAACCTGCTACGAATGCGAATGCAGTAGTGTTTAATCCTAAGATGGTTTCCATGATTAATTTTGTTACTTCGTTAGACATAAATTTTCACCCCATTTTAAATTTTTGTTTCATATTATAAAAACAATTTAATTTTCATCTGTTTTACTTAAAATAGTTTAGGTCTATTCTAATGATTCAATTAAATTTTTGCATGCATCCTTTGGATCTTCTGCTTCATAGATGCTTCTTCCAACAATGATTGCATTTGAGTATTCAAGTGTTTTTTTACCGTCTCCACCTTGTTTTCCGACTCCTGGGGAAATTATGTATGCATGGTCTCCAACAATGTTTCTTATGTCAGATAATCTATCGAGTCTAGTCGCAGGTGCAACATAGTTTGTAATTCCCATGTCTACTCCCATTTGAGCGATTGCATCGGCATTTTTTTGTAAAAACATCTTAGCACCGGGGTGGGACATTTCGGTAAGTAAGAATAATTCTTTTTCATGTTTGTTTGCCATATCAAGACATGCTTGAACACTGTCTGTACCGACAAAACCATGGCAGATTATTGCATCTGCTCCTGCTTTAAATGTTTCATCACATATTTTGGAGTTTGTTGCATCGATATCTGCTACTTTAAAATCACAGATTACTTTAAATCCGAATTGATTTTTTAATTTATTTATAATTTCAAGACCTTCGGATAATGCTAATGGATAACCGATTTTTATTGTGTCAATATACTCTTTAATTGAATCACAAATTTCAATAGCTTCACTTTCACTCATTACGTCGAGTGCTAAAATTAAGTTGTTTTTAATATTCATGTTATCTACTTTGTTGAATTTTTTATTAAAATTTATATGTTTTTGCACTAATTATTTTGTGAATTTTATTACTTTTATACAAAATCCTAGTGTAAAGTATTATTAATATTTATATATGATAATGTATATATTATTATTATCAATAAAACTTTATTTTATTTTAATTATAATTAAGTTTTTATTGAGTAGTTTATCAAATTATTTTGATAATTTTATTTGGAGGAAATTATTTATGCATATTATGGAAGGATATTTACCAGTAGAATGGTGTATAGTATGGTTTATTATATCATTCATCATTGTTGCATTTGGTATTTATCAAATCAAAAAAATTGTAGATGAAAATCCTGAATCTAAAGCTTTGCTTGCTGTAAGTGGAGCATTTATGTTCATCTTATCGTCTTTGAAATTACCTTCTGTTACTGGAAGTTGTTCTCACCCTTGTGGTAATGGATTAGGTGCAGCATTATTTGGTCCTGCAGTAACTGCAGTATTAGCAACTATTGTTCTTTTATTCCAAGCAATTTTACTTGCTCACGGTGGTTTAACCACTTTAGGTGCAAACATATTCTCTATGGGTATCGTTGGACCATTCATTGCATGGATTGCTTACAAAGGATTAACCAAAGCTAACATTTCTTCTACTATTGCAATTTTCTTTGCAGCATTTTTAGGAGACTTATTAACTTATGTAGCTACTTCATTCCAATTATCATTTGCATTCCCTGCTCCTACTTTTGGCGCAGCATTAGGAAAATTCTTAGTTATTTTTGCAGTAACTCAAGTACCATTAGCTATTGGTGAAGCTATATTGACTGTAATTATATGGGATAGATTAAAAGCTTACAAACCAAAATTATTAGATAAACTCGGAGCTTTAGCTCCTAATGAGGCATAAGGTGGTAATATGAAAACATCAACATTAATTATTTTAGCAGTTGTTTGCATCGTGTTATTCGTAGCACCATTGGCAATGTATAACGGTCACGGTGAAGATGATGGATATTTTGGGGGTGCAGATGACGCTGCAGGTGAAGCTATTGAACAAACTGGTTTCACACCTTGGTTTTCATCCATATGGGAACCACCTAGTGGTGAAATAGAAAGTTTATTATTCGCTCTTCAAGCAGCTATCGGTGCAATCATTATTGGTTATGCATTTGGTTACTGGAGAGGACAAAGTAAAAAAGAAGAATAATTCTTTTTTTTATTTTTTTTTTAAATATTATTTAGTGATTTTATGAAATTTGACATGGATTATATTGCGCATCATAATGCATTAACAGAAACAAACCCTTATTTTAAGTTGTTTTTAACAATAGTGCTTTTAATTGTTACATTAGCACTTGATAATTTGTATTTTGATGTTATTGTTTTTGTTGTAATGTCCCTTGTCATATTATCTATTGCTAAGATTGACTATAAGTCTTATTTGAAATTCTTATCACTTCCAATGGCTTTTCTTGTTATAACTTGTATTTTTTTAATATTCTTCTTTGGAAAAGGAGATGTTATTTATGAAACAGGAATATGGAGTATTGTAGTTACTACAGACTCATGGCATTATGGTGTTTACACATTTATGAGAGTATTGGGCTGTCTTCCCTGTTTGGGATTTTTAGCTTTAACAACACCAATTGCAAAAATTATTAACTGTTTAAGAAAGATTAAAATTCCTAAGATTTTAATTGAAATTGCACTTTTGATGTATAATACAATTTTCATATTTTTAAATGAAATTGATACAATGCAAAAGGCACAAGAGTCAAGACTTGGATATCATTCATATTGGTCTTCAATTAAGTCTTTAGCAGCTCTTATAAGCATAATCTTTTTAAGATCTCTCGATAAAAGTGAAACCTTGCAATATTCACTGGATTCAAGAGGATATTCTGGTGAACTTCCAGTTTATGAACCAAGAAAAAGGGATGATTAAATGTTAGAAGTAAAAAATATTAAATATTCTTATGATACAAATTACCAAGCACTTAAAGGAGTAAGTTTAAAAGTTGAAAAAGGTGAGATGGTTGCTCTTTTAGGTAAAAACGGTGCTGGTAAATCCACTCTCTTTCTTCACTTGAATGGAATTTTCAGACCGGATGAAGGAAAAGTTATCATTGATGGTGAAGAGTTAAAGTATGATAAAAAATCTTTGCTTAAATTCAGACAAAAGGTAGGAATTGTATTCCAAAATCCTGATGATCAGATATTTGCACCAACAGTTGAGGAAGATGTTGCGTTTGGTCCTCTTAATTTGGGATTGCCCATGGAAGAAGTTCAAGATAGGGTTGAACAAGCTTTGGTTCGTGTTGGAATGTCAGGATATGAAAAAACTGCTCCCCATCATTTGAGTGGAGGCCAAAAGAAAAGAGTGGCTATTGCAGGAATTCTTGCAATGAGACCTGAAATTATGGTTTTAGATGAACCTACTGCAGGTCTTGACCCTCAAGGTGTAGTTGATTTGTCAATATTGTTAAGGGAACTTAATGATGAAGGAATTACAATTATAATTTCTACACATGATGTGGATTTGGTTCCAACATATGCAGAAAAAGTATTTGTTTTAGTTGATGGTTTGTTGATTGCAGAAGGAACTCCAAAAGAGATTTTCTCAAAACCTGAAATTTTAGAACAAGCAAACTTGAAAGTTCCAATTGTCACTGAATTGTTCCAGAAACTTGAATCTGATGGAATTGATATGAGTAATGATTATCCATTGACATTGGATGAGGCTAGAAATAAGTTTCTAGAATTATTAAATAAAAATTAATTTTTATAATTTTTATACTCTTTTTTTAAAATTACTTAAACATTTATATTAATAAAAACATATCTTTTTTTAAGGTGAATTTACATGAGAATTGGAATTTGTGATACTACTTTTGCTCGTTTTGATATGGCTGGAGCGGCTATCGATGAGCTTAAAAAGAATGCTTATGATTTAAAAATTATCCGTCAGACAGTTCCTGGAGTGAAAGATTTACCAGTAACTGCAAAAATTCTCATTGAAGAGGAAAACTGTGATATTGTAATGGCACTTGGAATGCCGGGGCCAATGAAAAAAGATAAGATGTGTGCTCATGAAGCATCAACTGGTCTTATTAATGCACAGCTCATGACAAATAAACATATTTTGGAAGTATTTGTCCATGAGGATGAAGAAGAAGATCCAGTAGAACTTGCTAAACTTGCTGAAAATAGAGCACGTGAACATGCACAAAACTTAATTAAAATGATGTATCACAGAAAAGCAATGAGAAAAGAAGCTGGAATGGGAATGCGTGAAGGAAAAGAAGATGCAGGACCATTATAAAAAGGTGTAAAATGGGATTTGAAATTACAGAGGAAGATAAAAAATCTACATATGTTATTCTTCCAGCATACAATGAAGCTACAAGAATCCAACCTGTGATTGAAGAGATTGCAGAAAAGGGATATAAAATGGTCATTGTTAATGATGGCTCTTCAGATAATACTTTGGAAGTTGTCAAAGAGTCTCAAAGGAAATATCCTGATAATATTTTCATTTATTCTCATATTATTAATCGTGGTGTGGGAGTGGCCATGCAAACTGGATTTGGTGCTGTTTTAAGATACAATCCAAAATATATTGTTAATATGGATTCTGATGGTCAACATGATGCCAATGATTTGGAAAATGTGTTGGAACCGTTAGTAACTGGAAGGGCTCAAGCAGTAATTGGAGTTAGGCCATTAAAAGACATGCCTATAACTAGGAATATTGCTAATGCAATAATGAATATTCTTACCAGAATTTTTTACAAAGTTGATGTAAGTGATTCTCAGACCGGATTTAGGGCAATAACTATCGATGCTTTGAAAAAAATAAATATTAATGCTAGAGGATATCTTATTTCTTCTGAATTTATCCGTGAAGTTAATGATAATAAAATCCCATTTGAGGAAGTTAAAATAAAAACAATTTATACTCCTGAAACTCAAGCTAAAGGAACAAATGTTGTTGTTGCATTGAAAATATTAATTCAAATGATTAAACATCAATTTTAGGTGATTATATGTTATTTTATTCAATTTTATTTCCAATAATATCAATACTTGGTATTATATTGTTTTTATTAAGGTATCTAAAAGAAAAGGATTCTTTAATTACAGCATTATTATGGGTTGCTTTTTGGGTTTTTGTTAGTGTATTTGCTGTTTTCCCACATGCAAGTACTGCATTTGCTAAATTATTCGGTATAACTCGTGGATTGGATTTTATTATAATAATTGTATTTGCTGTTTTGATTTACACAATTTTTAAATTGTATTATAAAGTTGATAAACTGGAAGATAATATAAATAAAATAGTCAAAGAAGTAGCTTTAAGCAATGAAATATCCCTTAAAGATAAAGAGGAATAATATGTTATATTTTAGAGGATGTACAGCAAGAGAGAAATTGCCAGATATTCAAGATGCAACTGAAAAATTGTTGAAGTTGGCTAATGTTGATTATCATATATTGGATGA
Protein-coding sequences here:
- a CDS encoding deoxyhypusine synthase, which encodes MKVNQINVESNMSVSDLIDNFDASGVLGAGRVARARNILVDMIQDDDMNVFMSLGGPLIPGGMRNVVSKMIKEGHVNLIVSSGANLTHDLVEAFGGAHYRHEGKDDEELNEEGIGRIADINVGSDDFTIFETEITKVFEKIAAKKSVISIQELLYEIGLLVEDENSFIASASRNNVPIFAPGIIDSMIGLQLWIFSQDHDFTISAAGDMPYLSDIVFSSQKVGAILLGGGLTKHYTLASNVITGGLDSAIQITMDRPEAGSLGGAPLEEAKSWAKAKCGSNLASVVGDVTVIFPLIYASALDKINSD
- a CDS encoding DUF5654 family protein, which produces MGTGDALPSLFIYAIVVTIVAVIVTVLIARVAAKMGVELGE
- the pyrF gene encoding orotidine-5'-phosphate decarboxylase — translated: MNIKNNLILALDVMSESEAIEICDSIKEYIDTIKIGYPLALSEGLEIINKLKNQFGFKVICDFKVADIDATNSKICDETFKAGADAIICHGFVGTDSVQACLDMANKHEKELFLLTEMSHPGAKMFLQKNADAIAQMGVDMGITNYVAPATRLDRLSDIRNIVGDHAYIISPGVGKQGGDGKKTLEYSNAIIVGRSIYEAEDPKDACKNLIESLE
- the cbiM gene encoding cobalt ECF transporter S component CbiM yields the protein MHIMEGYLPVEWCIVWFIISFIIVAFGIYQIKKIVDENPESKALLAVSGAFMFILSSLKLPSVTGSCSHPCGNGLGAALFGPAVTAVLATIVLLFQAILLAHGGLTTLGANIFSMGIVGPFIAWIAYKGLTKANISSTIAIFFAAFLGDLLTYVATSFQLSFAFPAPTFGAALGKFLVIFAVTQVPLAIGEAILTVIIWDRLKAYKPKLLDKLGALAPNEA
- a CDS encoding energy-coupling factor ABC transporter substrate-binding protein, with product MKTSTLIILAVVCIVLFVAPLAMYNGHGEDDGYFGGADDAAGEAIEQTGFTPWFSSIWEPPSGEIESLLFALQAAIGAIIIGYAFGYWRGQSKKEE
- the cbiQ gene encoding cobalt ECF transporter T component CbiQ, with translation MKFDMDYIAHHNALTETNPYFKLFLTIVLLIVTLALDNLYFDVIVFVVMSLVILSIAKIDYKSYLKFLSLPMAFLVITCIFLIFFFGKGDVIYETGIWSIVVTTDSWHYGVYTFMRVLGCLPCLGFLALTTPIAKIINCLRKIKIPKILIEIALLMYNTIFIFLNEIDTMQKAQESRLGYHSYWSSIKSLAALISIIFLRSLDKSETLQYSLDSRGYSGELPVYEPRKRDD
- a CDS encoding ATP-binding cassette domain-containing protein, which encodes MLEVKNIKYSYDTNYQALKGVSLKVEKGEMVALLGKNGAGKSTLFLHLNGIFRPDEGKVIIDGEELKYDKKSLLKFRQKVGIVFQNPDDQIFAPTVEEDVAFGPLNLGLPMEEVQDRVEQALVRVGMSGYEKTAPHHLSGGQKKRVAIAGILAMRPEIMVLDEPTAGLDPQGVVDLSILLRELNDEGITIIISTHDVDLVPTYAEKVFVLVDGLLIAEGTPKEIFSKPEILEQANLKVPIVTELFQKLESDGIDMSNDYPLTLDEARNKFLELLNKN
- the ribC gene encoding riboflavin synthase; the encoded protein is MRIGICDTTFARFDMAGAAIDELKKNAYDLKIIRQTVPGVKDLPVTAKILIEEENCDIVMALGMPGPMKKDKMCAHEASTGLINAQLMTNKHILEVFVHEDEEEDPVELAKLAENRAREHAQNLIKMMYHRKAMRKEAGMGMREGKEDAGPL
- a CDS encoding glycosyltransferase family 2 protein, which gives rise to MGFEITEEDKKSTYVILPAYNEATRIQPVIEEIAEKGYKMVIVNDGSSDNTLEVVKESQRKYPDNIFIYSHIINRGVGVAMQTGFGAVLRYNPKYIVNMDSDGQHDANDLENVLEPLVTGRAQAVIGVRPLKDMPITRNIANAIMNILTRIFYKVDVSDSQTGFRAITIDALKKININARGYLISSEFIREVNDNKIPFEEVKIKTIYTPETQAKGTNVVVALKILIQMIKHQF
- a CDS encoding DUF2304 family protein, translating into MLFYSILFPIISILGIILFLLRYLKEKDSLITALLWVAFWVFVSVFAVFPHASTAFAKLFGITRGLDFIIIIVFAVLIYTIFKLYYKVDKLEDNINKIVKEVALSNEISLKDKEE